The following proteins are co-located in the Eublepharis macularius isolate TG4126 chromosome 5, MPM_Emac_v1.0, whole genome shotgun sequence genome:
- the ABHD17A gene encoding alpha/beta hydrolase domain-containing protein 17A, protein MNGLSVSELCCLFCCPPCPGRIAAKLAFLPPEPTYTIVPEPEPAGSSSSSSLRSSAMTRWKLHLTDRADFQYNQRDLDTIEVFLTKSNRGNRVSCMYVRCVPGARFTVLFSHGNAVDLGQMCSFYISLGTRINCNIFSYDYSGYGVSTGKPSEKNLYADVDAAWQALRTRYGISPENIILYGQSIGTVPTVDLASRYECAAVILHSPLTSGMRVAFPDTKKTYCFDAFPNIDKVSRITSPVLFIHGTEDEVIDFSHGLALYERCPKAVEPLWVEGAGHNDIELYSQYLERLRKFISQDLASQHN, encoded by the exons ATGAATGGGCTTTCAGTCAGCGAACTGTGTTGCCTTTTCTGCTGCCCGCCGTGCCCCGGCCGGATTGCTGCCAAGTTAGCCTTCTTGCCGCCAGAGCCCACCTACACGATTGTCCCAGAACCGGAACCAGCTGGCAGTTCCAGCAGCAGTTCCCTGCGGAGCAGCGCCATGACCCGATGGAAGCTCCACTTAACGGACCGGGCGGATTTTCAGTATAACCAGCGGGATCTGGACACCATCGAGGTGTTCCTTACCAAAAGCAACCGAGGGAACCGGGTTAGCTGCATGTACGTCCGTTGCGTGCCTGGTGCCAG gttCACAGTCCTGTTCTCCCATGGCAATGCTGTTGACTTAGGCCAAATGTGCAGCTTCTACATCAGCTTGGGCACCCGAATCAACTGCAATATCTTCTCCTATGACTACTCCGGATACGGGGTCAGCACAGGGAAGCCCTCAGAGAAGAACCTCTATGCCGACGTTGATGCCGCCTGGCAGGCCCTCCGCACCCG ATATGGGATCAGCCCAGAGAACATCATCCTGTATGGGCAAAGCATTGGCACTGTACCCACAGTGGACCTTGCCTCCCGCTACGAGTGTGCCGCTGTCATATTGCACTCGCCCCTGACCTCGGGCATGCGCGTCGCCTTTCCAGATACCAAGAAGACTTACTGCTTCGATGCTTTTCCAAA CATCGACAAAGTGTCCCGGATCACGTCCCCTGTCCTCTTCATTCACGGCACAGAAGACGAGGTGATCGACTTCTCGCATGGCCTAGCCCTCTACGAGCGCTGCCCCAAGGCCGTGGAGCCCCTGTGGGTGGAGGGGGCTGGCCACAACGACATTGAACTCTACAGCCAGTACCTGGAACGCCTCCGCAAGTTCATTTCACAAGATCTGGCCAGCCAGCACAACTGA